The following nucleotide sequence is from Calditerricola satsumensis.
GTGCATCTACGGTAATCTGATAGTGAGCCATTTCGATCCCCTCTCCCTTTTTGTTTTTTGTGGGTTCAAGCTCCATTCTAACCGAGGGGGATTGGAAATGGCTCTCTAACTTTTTTCAGAGAGTCCTTTTTACACAAGAATATGGACTCAACTGCCCCGCATCGGGCTCCTTTTGTTTTTGCTATAATAACGAGGTATGAACCATCCAAACCAAACGGGAGGAAAAGAATGAGCGGCCGCTTCCGGCACGATTGCGAAGACGTGTACGAAATCGAGCGCCTGTTGCGCCACATGAGCTGCATCGTCAAGCAAAAAGGGCGGGAGATCCTGAATCATTTTCCCATCACGCCGCCCCAGTTTGACGCCTTGCTATGGCTTGACGAGTGCGGCGATTTGACGATCAGCGAGCTGTCGAACCGCATGTACCTGGCGTGCAGCACGATCACCGACCTCGTTGACCGCATGGAGAAAAACGGACTGGTTGAACGGGTGCGCGACCAGAGCGATCGCCGGGTCGTGCGCATTCGCCTGCTCGACAAGGGCCGCCAAATCATCCAGGAGGTGCTCAAGCGCCGGCGGGAGTACCTGGCCGAGGTGCTGGCACACGTCCCGCCGGACGATGTGCGGGAGATTCGCCGCGCCCTCACCCGGCTGAACGAGACAATGGAGAAGTGTGCGGGAACCTGACGGCGACATACGATACGGTACACCCCGAGAAAGAAGGAGACGCGGTATGGGTTCTGCAATCGGCGTTTTCGATTCCGGTGTTGGCGGGTTAACGGTCGTCAAGGAGATCCTGCGCCAGCTCCCGCGCGAGCGGATCGTTTATTTTGGCGATGCGGCGCGGTGTCCCTACGGTCCGCGTCCGGCTGGGGAGATCCGGCGGTTTGCCGAAGAGATTGTGGCGTTTCTCATGCAGTTCCCGCTGAAACTGCTCGTCATCGCGTGCAACACGGCGACGGCGGTGGCGTTGGAGACGCTGCAGGAGCGCCTTCCCGTTCCCGTCGTCGGCGTCATCCAGCCGGGAGCCCGCGCGGCAATCAAAGCGACGAAAAACGGCCGCATCGGCGTGAT
It contains:
- a CDS encoding MarR family winged helix-turn-helix transcriptional regulator — its product is MSGRFRHDCEDVYEIERLLRHMSCIVKQKGREILNHFPITPPQFDALLWLDECGDLTISELSNRMYLACSTITDLVDRMEKNGLVERVRDQSDRRVVRIRLLDKGRQIIQEVLKRRREYLAEVLAHVPPDDVREIRRALTRLNETMEKCAGT